In a single window of the Tissierellales bacterium genome:
- a CDS encoding uracil-DNA glycosylase, with the protein MYTLDELESIVSTCRACPLAKTRTNVVFGEGNKEANIMFIGEGPGFYEDRSGRPFVGRAGQLFDKILKSIYLEKKDVYIANIVKCRPPKNRDPLEGESKVCIEYLRWQVKIINPSILICLGRIAATNIIDSNFRISRDRGQWIKKGKYYIMGTYHPAALLRDESKKKEVWKDFKKIHHKNMELNNIKKG; encoded by the coding sequence ATGTATACCTTAGATGAATTAGAGTCTATAGTTAGTACATGTAGGGCATGTCCATTAGCTAAAACCAGAACTAATGTTGTATTTGGTGAAGGTAATAAAGAGGCAAATATTATGTTCATAGGTGAAGGACCAGGATTTTATGAAGATAGATCAGGAAGACCTTTTGTTGGAAGGGCAGGACAGTTATTTGATAAAATTTTAAAGTCAATATATTTAGAGAAGAAGGATGTTTATATTGCAAATATAGTTAAATGTAGGCCACCGAAAAATAGAGATCCTTTAGAGGGGGAAAGTAAGGTTTGTATAGAATATTTAAGATGGCAAGTGAAAATAATAAATCCTAGTATATTAATTTGCTTAGGCCGAATAGCTGCAACTAATATTATAGATTCAAATTTTAGAATCTCTAGAGATAGAGGACAATGGATTAAAAAAGGGAAGTATTATATTATGGGCACTTATCATCCGGCAGCTCTTTTAAGAGATGAAAGTAAAAAAAAGGAAGTATGGAAAGATTTTAAAAAAATACATCATAAGAATATGGAACTAAATAATATAAAGAAGGGATGA
- a CDS encoding uracil-DNA glycosylase: MISLKKEKLKRLNEEITMDYNEKTIVLGNGKIDSPILLIGEAPGKNEEKLGKPFVGQAGKYLEEFLEVLELGKEDLYITNVVKYRPTKKSKRTGGLINRTPTMKEVLDFTGYLIEEISILEPEIIVTLGNAPLKSIYDERAKIGDLHGKNIDIKIKDKEYKLCPLYHPAAVIYRQELKKVYMDDLKKLKKIMEIL, from the coding sequence ATGATTTCATTGAAAAAGGAAAAGTTGAAAAGGTTAAACGAAGAAATAACTATGGATTACAATGAAAAAACCATAGTTTTAGGTAATGGGAAAATAGATAGTCCTATTCTTCTTATAGGTGAGGCCCCTGGTAAGAATGAAGAAAAACTTGGAAAACCTTTTGTAGGTCAAGCAGGTAAATATTTAGAAGAATTTTTAGAAGTATTAGAATTAGGTAAAGAAGATTTATACATAACCAATGTAGTTAAGTATAGGCCTACTAAAAAAAGTAAAAGAACAGGTGGGTTAATAAATAGAACACCTACTATGAAAGAAGTATTAGATTTTACCGGCTATTTAATAGAAGAAATAAGTATTTTAGAGCCTGAAATAATAGTAACCCTTGGAAATGCTCCATTAAAAAGTATATACGATGAAAGAGCTAAAATAGGAGATTTACATGGAAAAAATATTGATATAAAAATAAAAGATAAGGAGTATAAACTATGTCCTTTGTATCATCCAGCTGCGGTTATTTATAGGCAGGAACTAAAAAA